The Actinotalea sp. JY-7876 sequence CGCGGACCGGCTCCAGGTCTCGGTGAAGCCGACGAGGCCCGGGTCGAGCTCGAGCCCGGCCCCGCGCAGTGCCGCGCGGATGCCGTCGGTACGCAGGGACCCCGCGCCCGTGCCCGTGCCGTCGAAGCTCCCGACCACCGCGACCCGACGTCGGCCCTGCGCGAGCAGGTGCTCCGTCGCGGCGCGGGCGCCGGCCGTGTTGGCCATGGCGACGTGCGGGACGCGGCTGTGCAGCGAGCGCTCGCCGAGCAGGACGATCGGGAAGTCCACCTCGAGCGCCGGCGAGTCCTGGCCGCGCAGGGCCAGCGGGGAGAAGATCAACCCGTCGGTCATGCGCCGGCGCGCGCTGAAGAGCACCTCCATCTCGCGCTCCCGCGAGCCGCCGGTCTGCTCGATGAGCACCGTGTACCCGCGCGCGGCCGCGGCGTCGATCACCTCGTCGGAGAGCTCGGCGAAGTACGGCAGGCTCAGCTCGGGCACCGCGAGCGTGAGCATCCCGGTGCGGCCGAGGCTGAGGTTCCGGGCCGAGAAGTTCATCTGGTAGCCGAGGTCGTCGATGGCCGCGCGCACCTTGCGGCGCGTCTCGTCGCTGACGTGGGGGAAGTCGTTGACGACGTTCGACACCGTCTTGACGGACACCCCGGCCGCCCTGGCCACGTCCCGCATCGTCGCGGCCACGCGCCCTCCCCTCGTCGCCCCGCGGTCCGCGGGTGGTGGGCGCCACTATCCCATCGCCAGGCTGGACACCCCGCGCGGCGCCGCCTAGGGTCGCCCGGGACGATGGTAACCGGTTACCGGGCATCGCCACCACGCCTGCCCTCGACGAGGAGGACGCATGACGCACACGATCCGGGTCGACGGCACGCGCCTCGTGCGGCCCGACGGCCAGGAGGTCCTCCTGCGCGGCGTCGGGCTGGGCGGCTGGATGACGATGGAGAACTTCATCACCGGCTACCCCGCGACCGAGTCCCAGATGCGACGCGCGGTCACGCGCGTGCTCGGACCGGAACCCGCGGAGGCCTTCTTCGAGACGTTCCTGCTCGAGTTCTTCGCCGAGGCCGACGCCGCGCACCTCGCGTCGCTCGGCATGACCTGCGTGCGGGTGCCGTTCAGCTACTTCCACCTCGAGGACGACGACGCCCCGTTCGAGATCAAGGAGTCCGGCCTGCGCCACCTCGAGCGCGTCGTGCGCATCCTGGGCGAGCACGGCATCCACACCATCCTCGACCTGCACGCCGCGCCGGGCCGGCAGAACCAGCACTGGCACTCCGACAACCCCACGCACTACGCGGAGTTCTGGAACCACCGCCACTTCCAGGACCGCGTCGTGCACCTGTGGGAGGCCGTGGCCGACCGGTTCAAGGACGACCCCTGGGTGGCGGGCTACAACCCGCTCAACGAGCCGTCCGACGTGACCGGCGAGAAGATCGGACCCTTCTACGCGCGGCTGGAGCGGGCCAT is a genomic window containing:
- a CDS encoding LacI family DNA-binding transcriptional regulator codes for the protein MAATMRDVARAAGVSVKTVSNVVNDFPHVSDETRRKVRAAIDDLGYQMNFSARNLSLGRTGMLTLAVPELSLPYFAELSDEVIDAAAARGYTVLIEQTGGSREREMEVLFSARRRMTDGLIFSPLALRGQDSPALEVDFPIVLLGERSLHSRVPHVAMANTAGARAATEHLLAQGRRRVAVVGSFDGTGTGAGSLRTDGIRAALRGAGLELDPGLVGFTETWSRSAGADAMRGLLDAGARIDAVVGLNDVLALGAMRVLYERGVDVPGDVAVVGFDDIEEARFSRPSLTTVNPGRTQIARSAVELLLARLDDGPAAVELEVVAPHRLVVRESTA